Within the Sulfuriferula thiophila genome, the region CAAGCACAGCGGCAAAGGTATTTACCTGATGATGGCCATCAATCTGGCCTTGTTCGGCCCTATCGGTCTGACCATCTGGGCAGTACAAATGGCATGGATTCCAGTCACTGCCGCCGGCATCATCAACGGTATCGGTCACTACTGGGGCTACCGCAACTTCACCTGTGAAGATGCCAGCACCAACATCGTGCCTTGGGGCATCCTGATCGGTGGCGAAGAGCTGCACAATAACCACCATGCTTACGGTAGCTCAGCCAAGCTCTCCAACAAATGGTATGAGTTTGACATTGGCTGGCTGTATATCCGCACTATGGAAATCGTCGGCCTAGCCAAAGTCAAGAAAATAGCACCGACTGCTCGATTCAACGCAGCTAAACAAGTGTGCGATCAGGATCTGCTGCAGGCTGTCATTACCCATCGTTATGATGTATTGACACGCTATGCCCGCACCGTCAAAGCCACTTGCAGCGCTGAAATGAGCAAGCTGCAGCAGGACCACGGCATGATCAAGAAACTTAAACACTGGCTGCATCTGGATGCTGCTGATCTTGCGGATGATGACAAATTAAGACTGGCAGAAGTGCTCAAGCAAAGCCATGAGCTCAATACCATCTACACCATGCGTCAGGATTTATCAGCTTTGTGGGCACGCTCCAACGCCTCCAAGGAACAACTGCTGAAGCAGCTGCAGGACTGGTGCCAACGCGCTGAGTCGAGCGGTATTGAATCGCTGCAGGCATTTTCACGCAAGTTGCGTTGCTATGCCTAAGCAGTAAAAGCAAGCCAATAAAAAACCCGCTGTGAGGCGGGTTTTTTATTGGATAAGAACTTTCAGCCAGTCA harbors:
- a CDS encoding DesA family fatty acid desaturase, producing the protein MMELLANGLVGHLPWYGYVLVALAFTHLTIAGVTIYLHRHQAHRALELHAIPSHIFRFWLWMTTGMVTKQWAAIHRKHHAKCETPEDPHSPQVLGIKKVFFEGAELYRAACKVPETMEKYGSGTPEDWVERNIYSKHSGKGIYLMMAINLALFGPIGLTIWAVQMAWIPVTAAGIINGIGHYWGYRNFTCEDASTNIVPWGILIGGEELHNNHHAYGSSAKLSNKWYEFDIGWLYIRTMEIVGLAKVKKIAPTARFNAAKQVCDQDLLQAVITHRYDVLTRYARTVKATCSAEMSKLQQDHGMIKKLKHWLHLDAADLADDDKLRLAEVLKQSHELNTIYTMRQDLSALWARSNASKEQLLKQLQDWCQRAESSGIESLQAFSRKLRCYA